A window of the Camelus dromedarius isolate mCamDro1 chromosome 5, mCamDro1.pat, whole genome shotgun sequence genome harbors these coding sequences:
- the ARPP19 gene encoding cAMP-regulated phosphoprotein 19 isoform X2 encodes MEDKVTSPEKAEEAKLKARYPHLGQKPGGSDFLRKRLQKGQKYFDSGDYNMAKAKMKNKQLPTAAPDKTEVTGDHIPTPQDLPQRKPSLVTSKLAG; translated from the exons ATGGAAGATAAAGTGACTAGTCCAGAGAAAGCTgaagaagcaaaattaaaagcaagatATCCTCATCTGGGGCAAAAGCCTGGAGGTTCAGATTTTTTAAGGAAACGGTTGCAGAAAGGG caaaaatattttgattctGGGGATTACAACATGGCTAAAGCAAAAATGAAGAACAAGCAGCTTCCTACTGCAGCCCCGGATAAGACAGAGGTCACTGGTGACCACATTCCCACTCCACAGGACCTTCCTCAGCGGAAACCATCTCTTGTTACTAGCAAGCTGGCTGGCTGA